The following is a genomic window from Micromonospora cathayae.
GTCACCGACGCCGACGGCGACGACGGCCCGGGAGACGGGGACGGTGGCGGACTCGCGTACCGCAGCTGCGCGTCGGTCGCCGCCTCGGGCAACGTGAGGTTCTCCGCCTCCCGCACCCCGAACGACAGGCCGGTCTCGTCGGCGACCCGGCGCAGCAGCGCCGCCGCCGCGCTCGCCTCGAACCCGCGCCGCATACCGTCCGGCCCGATCGCCGACACCCGGTACGGGCCGGTCACCGGCCGGAAGTCCACCAGGATCGCCTCACCCGCCGACCGGATCGTCGACGTCGACGTCAACCGCTGGTCGTTGACCGCGACCGCCTCCGCGCCGGCCGCCCACAACGCGTTCGCCACCAGCTGCAGGTCACGGTAGAGCACCCGGCCCGGACCGGGCCCACCGGCGCCGGTCACCGCGTCCGGGTTGCCGGGCGCGTCGGCGAGCTGCACCACCACCCCGTCCCCACGGACCCGACCCAGCCCGGTCGTCGCCTCCAGGTCCCGCAGCCGCGCGGCGGCACTGCTCGACAACGCCGCGTCCCGCTGCCGGGAGACCTCCTCCCGCAGCTGCTCGGCCCGCGCGGTCAACCGGTCGGTCTCGGCCTGCCGGTCCCGGATCTGGTCGACCAGCCCGGAGCGGGCCTGGCTGCGGCTCGGCTCCTCCTCCACGGTCTGCCGGTACGCCACCGCGAACAGGAACCCCAGCACCACCAGCACCACACTGCTGACCACCCGGCCGGTACGGCGCCGCGCCGGTGACGGCGGGTCGGCCCGACGGCGGGCCGCCGCGTCGGCGTACCCCGGGTCGAGGGGGTTACGGAACAGCTCGGTCAGGAAGTCCGGCGCGTAGACGCGCTCGCCGCCGGCCTTTCCCGCCGACCGGCCGGCCGGGCCGGTGTCGCGGGACGAACCGGTCATGCCGTGGCCCCCGCCCGGCGGGCCCGCACGAGGTGGGCGGCCTGCACCACGTAGAAGAAACCGGCCACCCAGTACAGCACCAGCCCCCACCAGGCCAGACCCCACCCGACCGCCCCGGCGGCCGTGGCCACGCCGGGTGTGGTGGTGGCCAGCAGCAGGATCGGGAAGGCGGCCAGCAGCAGGAACGTGGCGGTCTTGCCGACGTAGTGCACCGGCGGTGGACCGTAGCCGTGCCGGCGCAGCACCACCAGGGCGGCCAGCAGCAGCAGTTCCCGGGCGAGCAGCGCCGCGGTGAACTGCCACGGCACCACCTCGCGGGCGGTGAACGCGAGCAGGGTGGCCAGGATGTACAGCCGGTCGGCGAACGGGTCGAGCAGCTCCCCCAGCCGGCTCACCTGGCGCAGCCGACGGGCCACCCAGCCGTCCACCCAGTCGGTGGTGCCGCCGATGGCCAGCACCACGATCGCCGCGACGTCGGCCTCGACCACCAGGAACAGGTACAGGAACAGCGGCACCCCGAGCAGCCGGACGAAGCTGATCAGGTTCGGCAGGGTCCACGTCCCCGCGTCCGTCGGCCGGCCGACGGTGTCACCGGATGGCTGGGCGTGCCCTGCCCGAGCCTGCCGACGCGACACCGAACCTCCCTCCGCGACACGGTCCGACGCCCGGCCGATGTCGCCGGCGCTGCGAGGGGGACGTGTGCGCTGCCGGGCCGGCGGCTGCCGGCACCCTCTGCCCCGTGTCGGGGCGGTCACCGCACCCCCCGCCCACGGTCGACGTGATCATGCGCGGTCGGGGTGCGGTGCCACTATATCCGGCCCCCGTGTCCGGCCCGTGCTCCCCGTCGTTGCTGCTGTTGGCGTGCCGGCACCGGTGGGTGGGCCACCACCACCCCTAGAGCGTCCTAGGATGTGTCGGGTGGGTGGTGGGAAGCCGGAGAACCCCGGGTCAGGCGGTACGGGCGGACCGCTCCGGAGGACCGGACGCCGCGTCGACCAGCGACGCCGCCTGACCGAACGCCAACAACGCCAGCAGCAGCTCGTGCTGCGACCGGTGCGACATCTGGTCCAGGACCGCCTGCACCGCCCGCTGCCGCCGCTCGGTGATCTCCCGCAGCAGGGTCTCCGCCGCCGGCGTCACCACCAGATGCACCTCACGGCGGTCCCGCGGATCCGCCACCCGCCGCAACAGCCCGGTCGCCTCCAACCGGTCACACAACCGGCTCGCCGACGACGGCACCACATCCAACAGGTCCGCCAACCGGTTCACGTTCGTGCCCGGCCGGGCACTGAGGATCGACAGCACCCGCAGCTGCGTCGGCGGCACCGACACACTGTGCCGGGAGCCGGCCGAGTCCAGCACACCGACGAGAGCCCCGGCGGCGGCCTCGATCGCCGCGGCCAGATTCGGAGGTAGCTCCACCCGACGTCCCCTGCGATTGTCCCGCTCGCGGCACCCCGCGCCTACGGTCACTGCTCCCACCCGTCCCGGCGGACACTCCCCCGCCAGTCGAGGCACACGACCACCGCATCATCGCGCAGATCGGCGTCCGCGTGGTAGGCGTGCAGTTCGCGCATCACCGTACCAACCGCCTCGGCGGCCGGTTGCAGCCGTGTCGACCGGATCGACCGCGCCATCGCCCGCCGCCCGTACGGCTCCGCCCCGGTCGGATCCGCCGCGTACACGCCGTCACTGACCACGAACAGCCGATCACCCGGCTCCAGGTCGAACTCCTGCACGTCGTACCGGGTCTCCGGGAACATGCCCAACGGCAACTGCTGCTCCAGCGGGATCCGGTCGACCGTGCCGGCACGCGCCCGCAGCAGGTGCGGGGAACCGGCGTCCACCGCCCGCACCCGCCCCTCCCGCACGTCCACCTCCACCAGCAGCGTCGCCACGTGCCGGACCCCCCGATGCTGGTAGAAGATCGTGTCCGAGGCCAACTCGGCCTGCTCGACCAGGCCACCGTCGGAGCGGCGGGCGTTGCGCATCGCGTTGACCGCCACCGACGTCAGCACCGCCGCCGCCAGCCCACTGCCCGCCCCGTTGAGCACCGTCACCGTCAACCGATCGGCATCCAACGACCAGTCGAAATGGTCCCCGCCGACCGAGTACGCCGGCTCGAGCTGCCCGGCCAACCGGAACGCCGGATGGTCGAGACTGCGCCCCGGCAGCAGATCCCACTGCAACTCGGCGGCCAGCGTGAGCCGCTCCCGCCGCCGCACCCGCCGGTACCGGTCGGTCTCCCGGTCAGCGGCCCGCAACGCCACCGCCAGGTCCCCGGCGACCTCACCGATCCAGTCGACCAGCTCCGCGCCCGGCGTCCCGGCCAGCTCCACCAGCAGCACCCCGAGCCGCTCACCCCACACCGTCAACGGCGACCAGACCCGGCAGCGGCCCCCCTCGACACCGTCGACCACCGACTCCTGGCTGCGGAAACACCGCTGCGCCACCGGCGACACCGGATCCGCATGCTGCTCGTCGAGCACCGGCCACAACCCGGCGATCCGGTAATCGGCGATGAACACGTCCGTACGCGCCGCACCCGTCGCCGCGCGGATCGCCCGGTCGGCGACCTCCACGAGCCGGTCGGGCGGGGCCTGACGGAACGCGCGCGACACCGATGCGGGCGCCTGCGGCATGACGGTCCTCCGAGACTCTTGCTGTATGGCAAGCAAGCATACGGAGGGCGTCCCGGGCCCCGCGCCCCACCTCACCCCGCCGGCTTCACCGCCACCGCCCCGTAGAACGCGTCCGGCACCTGCTCCGGCGTGCCGTCCGGACGCCACCGGGCCACCGGCACGATCCCGTCACCGGTCGGCTGCCAGCGGCCCAACAGCCCGGCGAACGACTCCGGGGGCCGCATCCGGAACGCCGGCCCCATCATCGCCAACGCCTGCGGATACCCGGCCAGCTCCTCGGTGTCGAAGTCGATCGCCAACCGGCTGCCCGGCGCGACCGCCTCGTACAGCTCGTCGAGCGTCCTGGCCAGGGTGTCGTCGTCGAGGAACGCCGCCAACCCCAGGAACACCACCCCCACCGGCCGGTCGTCCCAGCCCGGCAGGAACCGCTTGCGCAACCCCGCGTCGACGCTGCCCGGATCGGTGGCGTCCCCGAAGCCGTAACCGACCCGTTCCCGCCCGGCGAGCATCTCCTGCCCGATCCGCACCGCCACCGGATCCACGTCCGTGTACAGCACCGACGCGTCCGGCACCACCTCGTGCACGTTGCCCCGGGTCGGCACCCCCGCCCCGAACACCAGGAACCCGTCCACCCCGGCGTCGGCGATGTGCCGCACCGCCCGACCGAGGAACGCCCGCAACGACCGGAACACCGGCGCGCACGGCCCGTACGCCTGCTCGAAAGCCCGCGCCGCGGCCACGTCGACCGGGAAGTGGTCACTGCCCCCCAACCAGAAATCGATCATCCGCGCGGTACTCGGCCCGGTCGGCTCAGTCATCGGCGACGTCCCCCTCCACTGTGGTCGCCGACAGCGTACCGACCCGGCGACCGGCCGTTCCCGGGCGGACAACCGGAGCCGACGGCAGCACCGCACCCGGCACGGCCGATACCGGACGCACCCGGACACGCCGGCCCGGCCGTACGCGGACAGGCCACCGCCCGGACACGCCGCGCGGACCGCCACCGCCGCGGCCCGGGGAGGCCGCCCCGCCGGCGGGCATGCCCGCCGGCCCGACGGGTAACCGACCGGCACGACACGACCACCGACCACGGGAGGCACCACCATGCCCGGACCACGCCCCGGCAGCAACGCCTACGACACCCAGCGCGCCCGACTCCGCAAACAGGTCGAGAACTCCGGACGGGCCGCCGACGACGAAGCCAACGACGTCGCCAACCGGATCCTGCGCGACGACCGCGGCCAACGCGGCATCGTCCGCGGCGAACGCACCTACGGCCCCAAGGGCGAACGCGAACCCGGAGACCCCCGATGACCCGGCCCCTCGTCGACGGCATGATCGCCGGCGCCGCCGGCAGCGCCGCCCTCAACATGGTCAGCTACCTGGACATGGTGGCCCGCGCCCGCCCCGCCAGCGGCACCCCCGACGCCACCGCCGCCCGACTGGCCGACCTCACCCACACCGACCTGGGACCACCCGAGCAGGCCACCAACCGGCGCGCCGGCCTCGGCCCGCTGCTCGGCTACGGCCTCGGCGTCACCGTCGCCGCCGGATTCGCCGCCCTCACCCGGCACCGCCGACCCGGCTGGCCGACCAC
Proteins encoded in this region:
- a CDS encoding DUF881 domain-containing protein — encoded protein: MTGSSRDTGPAGRSAGKAGGERVYAPDFLTELFRNPLDPGYADAAARRRADPPSPARRRTGRVVSSVVLVVLGFLFAVAYRQTVEEEPSRSQARSGLVDQIRDRQAETDRLTARAEQLREEVSRQRDAALSSSAAARLRDLEATTGLGRVRGDGVVVQLADAPGNPDAVTGAGGPGPGRVLYRDLQLVANALWAAGAEAVAVNDQRLTSTSTIRSAGEAILVDFRPVTGPYRVSAIGPDGMRRGFEASAAAALLRRVADETGLSFGVREAENLTLPEAATDAQLRYASPPPSPSPGPSSPSASVTGSPVPGPSGSGTSSPSPSGGNR
- a CDS encoding CDP-alcohol phosphatidyltransferase family protein, with the translated sequence MSRRQARAGHAQPSGDTVGRPTDAGTWTLPNLISFVRLLGVPLFLYLFLVVEADVAAIVVLAIGGTTDWVDGWVARRLRQVSRLGELLDPFADRLYILATLLAFTAREVVPWQFTAALLARELLLLAALVVLRRHGYGPPPVHYVGKTATFLLLAAFPILLLATTTPGVATAAGAVGWGLAWWGLVLYWVAGFFYVVQAAHLVRARRAGATA
- a CDS encoding MarR family transcriptional regulator; protein product: MELPPNLAAAIEAAAGALVGVLDSAGSRHSVSVPPTQLRVLSILSARPGTNVNRLADLLDVVPSSASRLCDRLEATGLLRRVADPRDRREVHLVVTPAAETLLREITERRQRAVQAVLDQMSHRSQHELLLALLAFGQAASLVDAASGPPERSARTA
- a CDS encoding PP2C family protein-serine/threonine phosphatase, encoding MPQAPASVSRAFRQAPPDRLVEVADRAIRAATGAARTDVFIADYRIAGLWPVLDEQHADPVSPVAQRCFRSQESVVDGVEGGRCRVWSPLTVWGERLGVLLVELAGTPGAELVDWIGEVAGDLAVALRAADRETDRYRRVRRRERLTLAAELQWDLLPGRSLDHPAFRLAGQLEPAYSVGGDHFDWSLDADRLTVTVLNGAGSGLAAAVLTSVAVNAMRNARRSDGGLVEQAELASDTIFYQHRGVRHVATLLVEVDVREGRVRAVDAGSPHLLRARAGTVDRIPLEQQLPLGMFPETRYDVQEFDLEPGDRLFVVSDGVYAADPTGAEPYGRRAMARSIRSTRLQPAAEAVGTVMRELHAYHADADLRDDAVVVCLDWRGSVRRDGWEQ
- a CDS encoding SAM-dependent methyltransferase, whose product is MTEPTGPSTARMIDFWLGGSDHFPVDVAAARAFEQAYGPCAPVFRSLRAFLGRAVRHIADAGVDGFLVFGAGVPTRGNVHEVVPDASVLYTDVDPVAVRIGQEMLAGRERVGYGFGDATDPGSVDAGLRKRFLPGWDDRPVGVVFLGLAAFLDDDTLARTLDELYEAVAPGSRLAIDFDTEELAGYPQALAMMGPAFRMRPPESFAGLLGRWQPTGDGIVPVARWRPDGTPEQVPDAFYGAVAVKPAG
- a CDS encoding phosphatidylethanolamine-binding protein → MPGPRPGSNAYDTQRARLRKQVENSGRAADDEANDVANRILRDDRGQRGIVRGERTYGPKGEREPGDPR